AGAACGTGATTCCATTGAGATCTGTGTGATGAGGAGCTCCGTAGAGCAATTCAAGTTTTGGACACGGTGGATAGAAGATGATTTTCATTAGATACTCCACCTTTTCTCCACCAAGACCTTCCTTCAATGCATCACGATGTAACCCTAGTCCTTCTGATAACCATCCCATGATTTTCTCAGATAGCTTCTTTATCTCCCTTGCATACTCCTCATTCACCTCCctgttacaaaatatattatcactttttattttattatatttgatgTTTGATATTAATCCACATAGATTAATAACATGcaaacttttatataatttatcttgatta
The Raphanus sativus cultivar WK10039 unplaced genomic scaffold, ASM80110v3 Scaffold5047, whole genome shotgun sequence genome window above contains:
- the LOC130507647 gene encoding flavonol synthase 3-like; amino-acid sequence: LFNQDKLYKSLHVINLCGLISNIKYNKIKSDNIFCNREVNEEYAREIKKLSEKIMGWLSEGLGLHRDALKEGLGGEKVEYLMKIIFYPPCPKLELLYGAPHHTDLNGITFLIADEVDGLQAFQDNKWVDVKYDDSGIVVIIADQIKRMSNGRYKSGEHRATMDTVRTRLSWPVFAEPNLDHVVGPLAELVIDDAPKYKPYVYREYKFLKMNKFPLD